A stretch of Oreochromis aureus strain Israel breed Guangdong linkage group 11, ZZ_aureus, whole genome shotgun sequence DNA encodes these proteins:
- the utp11 gene encoding probable U3 small nucleolar RNA-associated protein 11, which translates to MSSFRKALKSRQKNHHERSQPGFRKQLGLLEKKKDYKLRADDYHKKQNTLAALRKKALEKNPDEFYFKMISSPLQDGVHVIKKTKEVEEVTEEQKKMMRTQDINYVEMKRVAEVKKIERLKGELHLLDAESKPKNKHTFFVDSKKEVHSFNLADHLNTAPELVDRVYNRPTLETLETKRIQGAVDPRALGKLAKQRKHQYKILSQRIDREKKMFVISQKIQTRKDLQDKCKKVKVKKETTSTSAIYKFEAKRKR; encoded by the exons ATGTCCTCGTTCAGAAAGGCACTGAAATCTCGACAGAAAAACCACCATGAAAGATCCCAG ccCGGCTTCAGGAAACAACTGGGATTGCTGGAGAAGAAGAAGGACTACAAACTCCGTGCAGA TGACTATCATAAGAAACAGAACACACTCGCTGCTCTGCGAAAGAAAGCTCTGGAGAAGAACCCGGATGAATTTTACTTCAAGATGATCAGCTCTCCACTGCAG GATGGAGTTCAcgtaattaaaaaaacaaaggaggtggaggaggtgacTGAGGAACAGAAGAAAATGATGAGGACACAGGATATCAACTACGTGGAGATGAAAAGGGTTGCAGAAGTTAAG AAAATTGAGAGGCTGAAAGGAGAGCTCCATCTTCTGGATGCAGAGAGCAAACCAAAGAACAAGCACACATTTTTTGTGGACTCCAAAAAAGAAG tGCATTCATTTAACCTGGCGGACCACCTCAACACAGCTCCGGAGCTGGTGGACAGAGTGTACAACAGACCAACACTGGAAACACTGGAAACCAAGAGAATACAGGGAGCTGTAGACCCGCGTGCTCTGGGG AAACTGGCAAAGCAAAGGAAACATCAATACAAGATACTTTCCCAGAGAAttgacagagaaaagaaaatgtttgtcaTCAGCCAGAAAATTCAGACCCGTAAGGACCTGCAG GATAAGTGCAAGAAAGTGAAGGTAAAGAAGGAGACCACCAGTACTTCCGCAATTTACAAGTTTGAAGCTAAGAGGAAACGTTGA
- the pou3f1 gene encoding POU domain, class 3, transcription factor 1 — protein MATTAQYIPRNNSLPSNPLMHPDSDRMHQGTTYREVQKMMHHEYLQGLAATNTGHPMSLTHHQWLPTSNTDWSSGTHIGQEHKASVQASREDLSNGFHHRSHLVHQQAQSGHHGSWAPATTHHLSPLSPASNGHQSLVYSQPGYTNLNAMLSPQPGTLHHGMRDPLHDDSASHDNQMESPQQAFSHHQDHSDEDAPSSDDLEQFAKQFKQRRIKLGFTQADVGLALGTLYGNVFSQTTICRFEALQLSFKNMCKLKPLLNKWLEETDSNTGSPTNLDKIAAQGRKRKKRTSIEVAVKGALENHFLKCPKPSAHEISTLAGTLQLDKEVVRVWFCNRRQKEKRMTPVGVPHPNMEDVYSQAETPPLHRTLQSPVQ, from the coding sequence ATGGCGACAACAGCTCAGTATATTCCGAGGAATAACTCCTTACCGTCTAACCCGCTCATGCATCCGGATTCGGACAGGATGCACCAGGGGACGACCTACAGAGAGGTACAGAAAATGATGCACCACGAGTACTTGCAAGGGCTTGCGGCGACCAACACGGGACACCCGATGAGCCTGACGCACCATCAGTGGCTGCCAACCTCCAACACAGACTGGTCCAGCGGCACCCACATCGGACAGGAGCACAAAGCCAGCGTGCAGGCGAGCAGGGAGGACCTGAGCAACGGGTTCCACCACAGGTCTCACCTGGTGCACCAGCAGGCGCAGAGTGGCCACCATGGTTCGTGGGCGCCTGCCACAACGCACCACTTATCCCCGCTGTCCCCAGCATCCAACGGCCACCAGTCACTTGTCTACTCACAGCCTGGATACACAAACCTCAACGCAATGTTGAGTCCCCAGCCCGGCACGCTGCACCATGGCATGCGGGACCCACTCCACGATGATTCGGCCAGCCACGACAACCAGATGGAGTCGCCCCAGCAGGCTTTCAGCCACCACCAGGATCACTCGGACGAGGACGCGCCCAGCTCCGACGACCTGGAGCAGTTTGCCAAGCAGTTCAAGCAGCGGCGGATCAAACTGGGCTTTACGCAGGCGGACGTGGGGTTGGCCTTGGGCACCCTGTATGGAAACGTCTTTTCTCAGACCACTATCTGCAGGTTCGAGGCGCTGCAGCTCAGCTTCAAGAACATGTGCAAACTTAAGCCGCTCCTTAACAAGTGGCTGGAGGAGACAGACTCAAACACGGGCAGTCCCACCAATTTGGACAAGATTGCTGCGCAGGGCAGGAAACGAAAGAAGAGGACCTCCATCGAAGTGGCTGTGAAAGGGGCGCTGGAAAATCATTTCTTAAAATGCCCAAAGCCATCTGCTCATGAAATCAGCACTTTAGCCGGTACTCTGCAGTTGGATAAAGAGGTTGTCCGTGTTTGGTTTTGCAACAgaagacaaaaagagaaaagaatgacACCAGTGGGGGTCCCTCACCCGAATATGGAGGACGTATATTCCCAAGCAGAGACCCCTCCTCTACACCGCACACTACAGAGTCCTGTGCAGTGA